Genomic segment of Nothobranchius furzeri strain GRZ-AD chromosome 12, NfurGRZ-RIMD1, whole genome shotgun sequence:
TACGGCGCTGTGCCTTTTGCAAGTCGATGCTACAAAACATCAACTTTACGTCGTCACGCTGATGGTGTGTCTCACACTGCAGCAATAAAAAGAAAACGTGAGGCGGATTCAGCTAAAAGTGTAATGACCAAAGCTATCGAAGATGCAcatttacagtctgctgcagaaaTGAAGGGGCTCCTGAAAACTGCATATTTTATTGCAAAAAATGAAATGGCAAAAGCTAAATTTTGCCATGTGGTTAAATTCCTGAAAGAAATGGAGTGTCCTGCTTTCAAAAAACTTACAGAAACATCAAGCTATGGTAGCTACATCAATGAAAAAGGACTGTCAGAAATGCAGCAAGCTATTGCAAGCACACTTGTGGAAGATATTGACAAAGCTGTTGAAAGAAGTCCCGTGTTTTCATTAATATTGGATGAATCTACTGACATTAGTAACACCAAACGACTGATTATCTATGTCAGGTTCATAGATGACAACAACGTCAAAACAAAACTGATAAGGAATTCTGAAATTGCTGATGGAAGAGCAGACACTATTGTTGAAGATGTAAAACAGCTATTGACAGAAAAAAAACTGGATGGAAAAAAACTTGCTGCAGTTTGCACTGATGGAGCTGCTGTAATGacaggatgcagacaaggagttaTTAAAAAGCTCAGAGAGCTATACAACCCAGACCTGGTAGGAATCCACTGTACGGCTCATCGTCTCgcacttgctgccagtgatgcAGCCAACTCTGTGCCACAGGTGAAACGGTTTCAGCAGGATTTGAgatcaatttttatttttttcagtaattcTGCTGTCAGAAGCAACAAGCTGCATGAATTGCAGAAACAGCTGGATGAACCCCAACTGAAGTTCACCCAGCCGCATGCAGTAAGGTGGCTGTCAATTCACAATGCAGTGTCGGTAGTGTGTAGATCACTGAAATCCCTGAGAGATGTCCTGGAGCACATGGCTTCCTCTAATGCACAAGATGCTGACAAAGCTAAAGGTCTGCTACTAGCTGTGAGACAGTTTAACTTTGTGGCTCTTTGTCACATGATGAAGGACGTACTGATGCATGTAGTCCTTCTCTCAAAACATTTTCAAAGAGAAGATCTGGACTTCTCCACAGCACAGCCAATGGTTGAAAGTACCAAAGAAGCCCTGAAGGAAATAATCGTCCACCCTGGCCCTGCAGAAACTGAATTCTTCAGCTCTCTTGATGGAAACAAGTTTAAAGGAGACAAAATTTTTGACTGCCACACCCAAAAACCAGCCTTTGATGACATGAAGAGCAGGTACGTGGGATCTTTAATAACAGAGATTGAGAGAAGATTCCCCTGTGAGACACTGGATGTTCTGTCATGGTTTACGATTTTGGAGCCAAAAAAAGCCATTATGGCAAAAAAGTCCGATAACTTTTCTCATTATGGCCTTGAAAAACTCGACAACCTTCTTGCACACTTCTCAAACTATGTAAGTGCAGTGGATGGACGCTCGGAGTTTGCCTTGCTGAAGCAAACTATGGTTTCCAGTGACTCGTACGCCTCATTGACCTTCCAGCAGTTTGCAGAGGCTGTTTTGAGTGACCATCGGGGTGTGTTCACTGAAATGGAGAAGCTCATTAAGATCGCTTTAGTCATCCCAATTGCCAGTGTGTCATGTGAACGCGGATTCAGCACACAAAACAGGATAAAAACAAGATTCAGAAATTCTCTGAATAACGCAAACCTCACCAATCTGATGCTGATTTCAGAGCTTGGCCCTCCGCAAGAGCAGTTTGATTTCAACAGAGCTTTCATCAAATGGAAAGAGATGAAGCagaggagacagaagacagagaggacagaggacCAAGCGGAGCGTGGGAGAACCCCGCTCCAAAACTAATTAGTACTGTGAGCTAACAGATACATTAATGTACATAGTTGCAATCGTGTTTGATGCCACATCAACGAAACTGTTTGTGTTAAAAGTTAAGTTAATGAAAATTCATCAGTTTGAGATAGAGGAATTCAGAGAAAGAAATCAGAGTAAGAAGCGAAGATGGAGACAACAGATAAAGAAGCACAAACAAGAGCAAAGATGCAGCCCAGAGAGTTGGACAACAAACTTCAGCAATGAAAATTGTTAAGATAATTTCTAATACCAGTGCAGCAAAAAggagcatttttatttgatttttatacTTCAAAGTTATTACAATGGAGAAAGATGCAGTGTTAGAGGCCAAGAAAAAGACAACATTCGGACAAAAGAAAAGAAGGCCACAGATGCAGCTATGAGGACCACTAAGCAAGattaaaaaaagttaataaaTGCATCAATCTGAGGTAAGAATACAACAATGTTAAGGCC
This window contains:
- the LOC129157256 gene encoding zinc finger protein 862; the encoded protein is MDRWLKRKSNNEGEPAPKKTVQEIPSTEGSEGGGVGGRAGGSADSSDAVNETDPPDFQKGSATERNVSKQPKDKFQANWLRLYPWLENNNGEMNCSICKMYGAVPFASRCYKTSTLRRHADGVSHTAAIKRKREADSAKSVMTKAIEDAHLQSAAEMKGLLKTAYFIAKNEMAKAKFCHVVKFLKEMECPAFKKLTETSSYGSYINEKGLSEMQQAIASTLVEDIDKAVERSPVFSLILDESTDISNTKRLIIYVRFIDDNNVKTKLIRNSEIADGRADTIVEDVKQLLTEKKLDGKKLAAVCTDGAAVMTGCRQGVIKKLRELYNPDLVGIHCTAHRLALAASDAANSVPQVKRFQQDLRSIFIFFSNSAVRSNKLHELQKQLDEPQLKFTQPHAVRWLSIHNAVSVVCRSLKSLRDVLEHMASSNAQDADKAKGLLLAVRQFNFVALCHMMKDVLMHVVLLSKHFQREDLDFSTAQPMVESTKEALKEIIVHPGPAETEFFSSLDGNKFKGDKIFDCHTQKPAFDDMKSRYVGSLITEIERRFPCETLDVLSWFTILEPKKAIMAKKSDNFSHYGLEKLDNLLAHFSNYVSAVDGRSEFALLKQTMVSSDSYASLTFQQFAEAVLSDHRGVFTEMEKLIKIALVIPIASVSCERGFSTQNRIKTRFRNSLNNANLTNLMLISELGPPQEQFDFNRAFIKWKEMKQRRQKTERTEDQAERGRTPLQN